The Solanum pennellii chromosome 11, SPENNV200 genome contains a region encoding:
- the LOC107003794 gene encoding uncharacterized protein LOC107003794 — protein MPLQRLVRGCQSMRNTEEQRVPNALEVQPQGEVTHAEFREVIRRSSQVATYQVGQRDNWQEVADTLRIHEHLRINPLSFTGSIVTEDPENFIEELKNIFDVMHVVRRRGALMRSLIPRELQEAKIRDFLTLNAQSMSVHEYNLKFTQLSRYAPEMVVDLKRKMSLFVVELYRRSRKEGKKAMLIGDMNLGLKDKPAYSQGSMAQSDSKALACAWCGRNHQVIVVMGRQVPSSVEKIVTF, from the exons ATGCCTCTACAAAGACTTGTTAGAGGTTGCCAATCTATGAGAAATACCGAGGAACAAAGGGTACCTAATGCGCTAGAAGTTCAACCTCAAGGAGAGGTCACCCATGCTGAATTCCGTGAAGTTATCCGGAGATCAAGTCAAGTTGCGACCTATCAAGTTGGGCAGAGAGATAATTGGCAGGAAGTAGCTGATACTTTAAGGATCCATGAGCATTTAAGGATAAACCCTCTAAGCTTCACAGGTTCAATTGTGACTGAGGATCCGGAGAACTTCATTGAGGAGCTGAAAAATATATTCGATGTAATGCATGTTGTAAGACGTAGAGG GGCTCTGATGAGGAGTTTAATTCCCCGTGAGTTGCAAGAGGCAAAAATAAGAGATTTTCTCACCCTTAATGCGCAAtctatgagtgttcatgagtacaATCTGAAGTTCACTCAACTTTCTCGCTATGCTCCGGAGATGGTTGTGGACTTGAAGAGAAAGATGAGTCTATTTGTTGTTGAGTTGTACCGTCGATCAAGAAAGGAAGGCAAGAAAGCTATGTTGATAGGGGATATGAACCTA GGTCTCAAAGATAAACCTGCATATTCTCAAGGAAGTATGGCACAAAGCGATAGTAAGGCTCTTGCATGTGCTTGGTGTGGTAGAAACCACCAAGTAATTGTTGTGATGGGCAGGCAGGTTCCTTCAAGTGTGGAAAAGATAGTCACTTTTTGA